One segment of Arthrobacter sp. MMS18-M83 DNA contains the following:
- a CDS encoding universal stress protein codes for MRYVVGYTPNERGADAVALASSLARAQDAVLDLVYVVDAHTPYSGLYPESTGATPAEQAVLTAQAQSLALVPDDVEATFRALPAESFPSGLIQAAGTDAGLIVVGASRNGLFKRFTVGSVANGLLHASPVPVALAPRGFNRTEPVTRFTLATGQRSGADAAIATAIGAANRRGVPLRLVSLVTLDAGTDVGGEATNAAHRHANTVLSNAASRLPQGHDVTVEVAHGRSIEEAIDSLEWIDGEVVIIGSSRLAERSKLFMGSTANKILRALPVPMVVVPRDYERADSMP; via the coding sequence ATGCGATATGTAGTTGGCTACACGCCGAACGAACGTGGCGCGGACGCCGTTGCCCTGGCCTCATCCCTGGCCCGCGCGCAGGACGCAGTACTGGACCTTGTGTACGTCGTGGACGCGCATACTCCCTACTCGGGCCTGTACCCCGAAAGCACGGGCGCAACTCCGGCTGAGCAGGCCGTCCTGACCGCGCAAGCCCAGAGCCTCGCGTTAGTGCCCGACGACGTCGAGGCCACCTTCCGCGCGTTGCCTGCCGAATCGTTCCCTTCAGGGCTGATCCAGGCCGCAGGGACCGACGCTGGACTGATCGTGGTGGGCGCGTCGAGGAACGGGCTGTTCAAGAGGTTCACGGTAGGCAGCGTGGCCAACGGGCTGCTCCATGCTTCGCCGGTTCCGGTGGCCTTGGCGCCGCGCGGATTCAACCGCACCGAGCCCGTCACCCGGTTCACTTTGGCCACGGGGCAGCGCTCCGGGGCCGACGCTGCGATCGCCACCGCCATCGGTGCGGCCAACCGCAGGGGCGTGCCGTTGCGGCTCGTGTCGTTGGTGACGCTCGACGCCGGCACCGACGTTGGAGGCGAGGCTACCAATGCGGCTCATCGCCACGCCAACACTGTCCTCAGCAACGCTGCCTCCCGTTTGCCGCAAGGGCACGATGTGACCGTGGAAGTTGCCCACGGCCGCAGCATCGAAGAAGCGATCGACAGCTTGGAGTGGATCGACGGCGAAGTGGTCATCATCGGCTCATCGCGCCTGGCGGAAAGAAGCAAACTGTTCATGGGCAGCACCGCAAACAAGATCCTCAGGGCGCTGCCGGTGCCCATGGTGGTGGTGCCGCGCGATTACGAGCGTGCGGACTCGATGCCGTAG
- the rarD gene encoding EamA family transporter RarD codes for MPAPSTAPSAAASASAAAEAKSAKSETTAGVVFGIGAYGLWGLLPLYFVVLQPAGAVEIVANRVVWSLIFCALLITITRTWRLLGNAFRDRAVLGPLAMAAGLIAINWLTYTFGVTTGHAVEASLGYFINPLVSVLLGVFVLKETLRPLQWAAVGIGFIAVGVLTVSYGKLPWIALVLAFSFGLYGFVKKRVGPKVNAITSLTVETVVLAPIAGATMIVLGLTGAGTLGSNGPGHFWLLASSGIITAVPLLFFGASARRLPMTTIGLLQYFAPILQFIVALAVLHETMTPDRWVGFGIVWLALLLLTVDMLRTARKNSLMRKRARLSAA; via the coding sequence GTGCCCGCCCCGTCCACCGCCCCGAGCGCCGCAGCTTCTGCATCCGCCGCCGCCGAGGCAAAGAGTGCGAAGAGTGAGACGACGGCGGGTGTCGTGTTCGGCATCGGGGCGTACGGTCTGTGGGGCCTGCTTCCGCTCTACTTCGTGGTGCTGCAACCCGCCGGAGCGGTGGAAATCGTCGCCAACCGAGTGGTCTGGTCGCTCATATTCTGCGCCCTGCTCATCACCATCACCCGGACCTGGCGCCTCCTCGGCAATGCCTTTAGAGACCGGGCCGTCCTAGGACCGCTCGCCATGGCTGCGGGACTGATCGCCATCAACTGGCTGACCTACACCTTCGGCGTCACCACCGGGCACGCGGTCGAAGCCTCGCTCGGCTATTTCATCAACCCGCTCGTGTCGGTTCTCCTTGGCGTGTTCGTCCTGAAGGAAACGCTCCGCCCGCTCCAGTGGGCCGCCGTCGGGATCGGCTTCATAGCCGTCGGCGTCCTGACGGTTTCCTATGGAAAGCTTCCGTGGATCGCTTTGGTCCTCGCGTTCAGCTTTGGACTCTATGGTTTCGTGAAGAAGCGCGTCGGACCGAAAGTCAACGCCATCACGAGCCTCACGGTGGAGACCGTGGTCCTCGCCCCGATCGCCGGCGCCACCATGATTGTCCTCGGCCTCACCGGAGCCGGGACCTTGGGAAGCAACGGCCCGGGCCACTTCTGGCTGCTGGCATCTTCGGGCATCATCACCGCCGTGCCGCTCCTGTTCTTCGGTGCCTCTGCACGCCGCCTGCCCATGACGACGATCGGCCTGCTGCAATACTTCGCGCCGATCCTCCAGTTCATCGTGGCCCTGGCCGTCCTCCACGAAACCATGACCCCCGACCGCTGGGTGGGTTTCGGAATCGTGTGGCTGGCCCTGCTGCTCCTGACCGTCGATATGCTCCGCACTGCACGCAAGAACTCGCTCATGAGAAAGCGGGCACGGCTGAGCGCGGCCTGA
- a CDS encoding FAD-dependent oxidoreductase → MSNSAETTSKRPLRVAIVGAGPAGVYAADILTKSSEVKDGDVEVSIDLFEAYPAPYGLIRYGVAPDHPRIKGIVNALHKVLDRGDIRFLGNVTYGRDLTLHDFRAFYDAVIFSTGAVKDAELNIPGVELEGSFGGADFVSWYDGHPDVAREWPLDAKEVAVIGNGNVALDVARMLSKHADDLLVTEIPDNVYAGLKASPVTDVHVFGRRGPAQIKFTPLELRELSHSNDVDIVLYPEDFEFDEASDDAIRSNNQIKTMVNTLTNWLVEEHAEAEQPSSRRLHLHFLHSPVEIVSEDGSGKVSGIKFERMQLDGTGNVKGTGEFVDYPVQAVYRAIGYHGSPLDEIEYDARRGVIPNDGGRVLDADGKPVPGIYATGWIKRGPVGLIGHTKGDALETIGCLLEDRLTLPPAENPDPQAIINLLEERGIEYTTWEGWNKLDAHEAALGAAWTAENAGTGVVRERIKVVPREDMIGISRA, encoded by the coding sequence GTGTCCAACTCGGCCGAAACCACCTCAAAACGTCCACTGCGCGTCGCAATTGTCGGCGCAGGACCGGCCGGCGTGTACGCCGCGGACATCCTGACCAAATCCAGCGAGGTCAAGGATGGCGACGTCGAGGTCAGCATCGACCTTTTCGAGGCATACCCCGCGCCATACGGGCTGATCCGCTACGGAGTGGCGCCGGACCACCCCCGCATCAAGGGCATCGTCAACGCGCTTCACAAGGTCCTGGACCGCGGCGATATCCGCTTCCTTGGCAATGTCACGTACGGCCGCGACCTTACGCTGCATGACTTCCGGGCCTTCTATGACGCGGTGATCTTCTCCACGGGAGCAGTCAAGGACGCCGAGCTGAACATTCCCGGCGTGGAACTCGAAGGATCGTTCGGTGGAGCCGACTTCGTGTCCTGGTATGACGGACACCCGGATGTCGCCCGCGAATGGCCACTGGATGCCAAAGAAGTGGCGGTCATCGGCAATGGCAACGTGGCACTGGACGTGGCCCGCATGCTCTCCAAGCACGCAGATGACCTCTTGGTCACCGAAATCCCGGACAACGTCTATGCCGGCCTCAAGGCCTCTCCGGTCACGGACGTGCACGTCTTCGGGCGCCGCGGACCGGCGCAGATCAAGTTCACTCCGCTGGAACTGAGGGAGCTCTCGCACTCCAACGACGTGGACATTGTGCTGTACCCGGAGGACTTCGAGTTTGATGAAGCCTCCGACGACGCCATCCGCAGCAACAACCAGATCAAGACCATGGTCAACACGCTGACCAACTGGCTTGTCGAGGAACATGCCGAAGCCGAGCAGCCCTCGTCGCGCAGGCTGCATCTGCATTTCCTGCACAGCCCGGTGGAAATTGTGTCGGAAGACGGCTCCGGCAAAGTTTCCGGCATCAAGTTCGAGCGCATGCAGCTGGACGGAACGGGTAATGTCAAGGGCACCGGTGAGTTCGTGGACTATCCAGTCCAGGCCGTTTACCGAGCCATCGGCTACCACGGTTCGCCGCTGGACGAGATTGAGTACGACGCACGCCGCGGGGTCATCCCCAACGACGGCGGACGGGTGCTGGACGCCGACGGCAAGCCGGTACCGGGCATCTACGCCACGGGCTGGATCAAGCGCGGACCCGTCGGCCTGATCGGGCACACGAAGGGCGACGCCCTGGAGACCATCGGGTGCCTGTTGGAGGACCGCCTCACGCTGCCCCCGGCCGAAAACCCGGACCCGCAGGCCATCATCAACCTCCTGGAAGAGCGGGGCATCGAGTACACCACCTGGGAAGGCTGGAACAAGCTCGATGCGCACGAAGCAGCCCTCGGTGCCGCATGGACCGCCGAAAACGCTGGCACCGGCGTCGTACGCGAACGCATCAAGGTGGTCCCGCGCGAGGACATGATCGGGATCTCCCGCGCCTAG
- a CDS encoding GAF domain-containing protein has product MRNPIQPAALVGDAAELLQRHARAGHEQLDSWRFGPPDATELPGLRSLIKESWQRSAQLNANPDQPEAPVVMDLDELEEYRRQHPLAIIMPVIQKLLIQPSYDSGLLVAVGDELGRLLWVDGNPAMRRRAEGMMFVAGADWSEAAVGTSAPGTALALGRGIQISGAEHYKRSVHPWSCTAVPFHDPDSGALLGVVDITGTEAAVAPHTLSLVEATVAAAQAQLRVERLQLSATKHSLPARRRNSPSVASSRVGTGLYRNSLQLLGRDQALLSIGGRSIPLSARHSEILALLGTRPEGLSAEELALALYPGDGFTVTLRAEMVRLRKVLHEVDPAAVPESRPYRLPIDLGQDAAQVLSCLQRGAHRIALEIYKGAVLPHSEAPGIVELRQKVSALLREAVLNDGSAEALLKYAGLPEAKNDVDVRLAALKLLPPRSPKRAAVVAELERLETEMSA; this is encoded by the coding sequence ATGAGGAATCCGATCCAACCGGCAGCTTTGGTTGGCGACGCCGCCGAGCTGCTGCAGCGCCATGCCCGCGCAGGTCACGAACAACTGGACTCCTGGCGTTTTGGGCCTCCCGACGCGACGGAGCTTCCTGGGTTGCGCAGCCTAATCAAGGAATCCTGGCAGCGATCCGCGCAGCTCAACGCGAACCCGGACCAGCCTGAGGCTCCCGTGGTCATGGACCTCGACGAGCTTGAGGAATACCGCCGCCAACACCCGCTGGCCATCATCATGCCCGTCATCCAGAAGCTCCTCATTCAGCCCAGCTATGACAGCGGGCTGTTGGTCGCCGTGGGGGACGAGCTCGGCCGGCTGCTGTGGGTTGACGGAAATCCCGCGATGAGGCGCCGTGCCGAAGGCATGATGTTCGTGGCCGGCGCGGATTGGTCCGAAGCCGCCGTTGGCACGAGTGCGCCCGGCACAGCGCTCGCGTTGGGCCGCGGCATCCAGATCTCCGGCGCCGAGCACTACAAACGCTCCGTCCATCCGTGGAGCTGCACCGCCGTGCCCTTCCACGACCCCGACTCCGGCGCGCTCCTCGGCGTTGTCGACATCACCGGTACGGAAGCCGCCGTCGCACCCCACACGCTTTCCCTCGTTGAAGCGACCGTGGCGGCAGCGCAGGCCCAATTGCGTGTCGAGAGGCTTCAGCTCTCGGCCACTAAGCACTCTTTGCCTGCCCGACGGCGGAACTCGCCTTCCGTCGCAAGCTCCCGAGTGGGAACCGGACTGTACCGGAACAGCCTTCAGCTGCTGGGCCGCGACCAGGCGCTGTTGAGTATAGGAGGGCGCAGCATTCCGCTCTCCGCCAGGCACAGTGAGATCCTGGCATTGCTGGGCACTCGTCCCGAGGGTCTCAGCGCCGAAGAACTGGCGCTGGCCTTGTATCCGGGAGATGGTTTCACCGTCACCCTACGGGCCGAAATGGTGCGCCTGCGGAAGGTCCTGCACGAAGTCGACCCCGCGGCAGTCCCGGAATCCCGCCCCTACCGGCTCCCGATCGACCTCGGCCAGGATGCCGCCCAAGTGCTTTCCTGCCTGCAACGGGGTGCCCACCGCATCGCCCTGGAGATCTACAAAGGCGCCGTCCTACCGCATTCGGAAGCCCCCGGCATTGTGGAGCTCCGCCAGAAGGTCTCCGCGCTCTTGCGCGAGGCGGTCCTCAACGACGGCAGTGCCGAGGCGCTGCTCAAGTATGCCGGGCTGCCTGAGGCAAAGAACGACGTCGACGTCCGGCTCGCTGCCCTCAAGCTCCTGCCGCCGCGCTCGCCCAAGCGGGCCGCCGTCGTCGCCGAGCTCGAACGCCTGGAAACGGAGATGTCGGCCTGA
- the exaC gene encoding acetaldehyde dehydrogenase ExaC: protein MTVYAQPGAEGSKVTFKDRYENWIGGEWVAPVKGQYFENITPVTGKAFCEVARGTAEDIELALDAAHKVAPSWGKTSATERAAILNKIADRIDENTELLAVAESWDNGKPIRETLNADIPLAADHFRYFASAIRAQEGHLSQLDEDTTAYHFREPLGVVGQIIPWNFPILMAVWKLAPALAAGNAVVLKPAEQTPSSILVLMELISDLLPAGVVNVVNGFGVEAGKPLASSPRIRKIAFTGETTTGRLISQYASQNLIPVTLELGGKSPNIFFDDVAAQNDAFYDKAQEGFTLFAFNQGEVCTCPSRALVQEGIYDSFMADAVARTNKIIQGNPLDTGTQLGAQASNDQLEKILSYIDIGKQEGAKILTGGARAQLDGDLAGGYYVQPTIFEGHNRMRIFQEEIFGPVVSVTKFSDYNDAIGIANDTLYGLGAGVWSRNGNVAYRAGREIQVGRVWVNNYHAYPAGAAFGGYKSSGIGRENHAMMLDHYQQTKNLLVSYNENKLGFF, encoded by the coding sequence ATGACTGTTTATGCACAGCCGGGTGCCGAGGGTTCGAAGGTCACATTCAAGGACCGTTACGAGAACTGGATCGGCGGCGAGTGGGTTGCCCCGGTCAAGGGGCAGTACTTCGAAAACATCACCCCTGTGACCGGGAAGGCCTTCTGCGAGGTTGCCCGGGGCACAGCCGAGGACATCGAGCTCGCATTAGACGCCGCCCACAAGGTGGCTCCGTCCTGGGGCAAGACGTCAGCGACCGAACGCGCCGCAATCCTGAACAAGATCGCCGACCGCATTGACGAGAATACCGAGCTGCTGGCCGTGGCCGAGAGCTGGGACAACGGCAAGCCGATCCGCGAAACCCTGAACGCGGACATCCCGCTCGCGGCGGACCACTTCCGCTATTTCGCCTCCGCGATCCGCGCCCAGGAAGGCCACCTGTCCCAGCTGGACGAGGACACCACCGCCTACCACTTCCGCGAGCCGCTGGGCGTGGTGGGCCAGATCATTCCGTGGAACTTCCCCATCCTGATGGCCGTGTGGAAGCTCGCCCCGGCACTGGCCGCGGGCAACGCCGTCGTCCTCAAGCCCGCAGAGCAGACCCCGTCCTCCATTCTCGTCCTGATGGAACTGATCAGCGACCTGCTGCCTGCCGGTGTGGTGAACGTCGTCAACGGCTTCGGCGTCGAGGCCGGAAAACCCCTGGCGTCCAGCCCCCGGATCCGCAAGATAGCCTTCACCGGGGAGACCACCACGGGCCGGTTGATCAGCCAGTACGCGTCCCAGAACCTGATCCCGGTGACCCTTGAACTGGGTGGCAAGAGCCCGAACATCTTCTTCGACGACGTCGCCGCGCAGAACGACGCGTTCTACGACAAGGCCCAGGAAGGCTTCACCCTCTTTGCCTTCAACCAAGGCGAAGTCTGCACCTGCCCGTCGCGCGCCCTGGTCCAGGAAGGCATCTACGACTCCTTCATGGCGGACGCCGTGGCCCGGACCAACAAGATCATCCAGGGCAACCCGCTGGACACCGGGACCCAACTTGGTGCCCAGGCCTCCAACGACCAGCTCGAGAAGATCCTCTCCTACATCGACATCGGAAAGCAGGAAGGCGCCAAGATCCTCACAGGCGGCGCCCGTGCCCAGCTCGACGGTGACCTGGCCGGCGGCTACTACGTCCAGCCGACCATCTTCGAGGGCCACAACCGGATGCGGATCTTCCAGGAGGAGATCTTCGGCCCGGTGGTATCCGTGACGAAGTTCAGCGACTACAACGACGCCATCGGCATCGCCAACGACACCCTGTACGGACTCGGGGCCGGCGTCTGGTCCCGCAACGGGAACGTCGCCTACCGGGCAGGACGGGAAATCCAGGTCGGCCGCGTCTGGGTCAACAACTACCACGCCTACCCGGCCGGTGCCGCGTTCGGCGGATACAAGTCCTCCGGCATCGGACGCGAAAACCACGCCATGATGCTGGACCACTACCAGCAGACCAAGAACCTCCTGGTCAGCTACAACGAAAACAAGCTCGGCTTCTTCTAG
- the adhP gene encoding alcohol dehydrogenase AdhP: MTTTMRAAVVTEFGKDLQIQSLPIPTPGRGEALVRVITTGVCHTDLHAAEGDWPVKPSPPFVPGHEGVGEVVALGEGVTDLAVGDLVGNAWLWSACGDCQFCRTGWETLCEAQKNAGYSVDGSFGEYMLVDSRFAARIPAGSDPVEVAPVLCAGVTVYKGLKMTEAKPGQWVTISGIGGLGHIAVQYAVAMGLRVAAVDIADDKLALARKHGAELTVNALHEDPAEVIQRETGGCHGVLVTAVHPSAFGQAIGMARRGGTIVFNGLPPGDFPAPIFEIVLKGLTVRGSIVGTRQDLEEALDFYAQGKIHPTVSTRELSEVNAVFDEMKHAKIDGRVVLRF; the protein is encoded by the coding sequence ATGACGACAACAATGCGAGCAGCCGTAGTAACCGAATTTGGAAAAGACCTTCAGATCCAGTCCCTTCCCATTCCTACTCCTGGCCGAGGGGAAGCGCTGGTCAGGGTCATCACCACCGGCGTGTGCCACACCGATCTGCACGCCGCGGAGGGGGACTGGCCGGTCAAGCCCTCCCCGCCGTTCGTGCCCGGCCATGAAGGCGTGGGCGAAGTTGTGGCCCTCGGTGAAGGCGTCACTGACCTGGCCGTCGGGGACCTTGTGGGTAACGCCTGGCTCTGGTCCGCCTGTGGCGACTGCCAGTTCTGCCGGACCGGCTGGGAAACGCTGTGCGAAGCCCAGAAGAACGCCGGCTACAGTGTGGACGGCTCGTTCGGGGAGTACATGCTGGTGGACAGCCGGTTCGCCGCGAGGATTCCGGCAGGTTCGGACCCCGTGGAGGTTGCCCCGGTGCTTTGCGCGGGCGTCACCGTCTACAAGGGATTGAAGATGACCGAGGCCAAGCCGGGCCAGTGGGTCACTATTTCCGGCATCGGCGGACTGGGGCACATCGCGGTCCAGTACGCGGTGGCCATGGGCCTGCGTGTCGCGGCGGTGGACATCGCCGACGACAAGCTTGCCCTGGCCAGGAAGCACGGCGCGGAACTCACGGTCAACGCGCTGCATGAGGATCCTGCCGAAGTCATCCAGCGCGAAACCGGAGGCTGTCACGGCGTCCTGGTCACGGCCGTGCATCCGTCGGCATTCGGGCAGGCGATCGGCATGGCCCGGCGCGGCGGGACCATCGTCTTCAACGGTCTTCCGCCGGGAGACTTCCCGGCACCGATCTTCGAGATTGTGCTCAAGGGCCTGACCGTCCGCGGCTCGATCGTGGGGACACGGCAGGACCTGGAGGAAGCGCTGGACTTCTACGCGCAGGGCAAGATCCACCCGACCGTGTCCACACGTGAGCTCTCCGAGGTCAACGCAGTCTTTGATGAGATGAAGCATGCCAAGATCGACGGCCGCGTGGTGTTGAGGTTCTAA
- a CDS encoding DUF779 domain-containing protein, with amino-acid sequence MPHNRLDAAVTLPGENFSRVALTASSIVLLNKLWEQHGPLMFHQSGGCCDGSSPMCYPAGEFITGDSDVLLGLFDIGNLERPQPLEFWMSREQFNYWSHTHLTVDVVAGRGSGFSVESPEGKRFLIRSTLMDWIVPKI; translated from the coding sequence ATGCCCCACAACAGGCTTGACGCCGCAGTGACGCTGCCCGGGGAAAACTTTTCCCGGGTGGCGCTCACCGCCTCCTCCATCGTATTGCTCAATAAGTTGTGGGAGCAGCATGGGCCGCTCATGTTCCACCAGTCCGGTGGTTGCTGCGACGGTTCCTCGCCCATGTGCTACCCGGCAGGCGAGTTCATTACCGGCGACTCTGACGTTTTGCTCGGCCTTTTCGACATCGGCAACCTCGAACGGCCGCAGCCTTTGGAGTTCTGGATGTCCCGGGAACAGTTCAACTACTGGTCCCACACCCACCTGACCGTGGACGTGGTGGCCGGCCGTGGGAGCGGCTTCTCCGTGGAGTCGCCGGAGGGCAAACGCTTCCTCATCCGCTCCACCTTGATGGATTGGATCGTCCCCAAGATTTGA
- a CDS encoding amino acid permease, whose protein sequence is MNLFRTKSIEQSIADADEPGRKLKRSLSTWDLMIMGVAVAVGAGIFSVGAKAAANFAGPAVTISFAVAAVTCALAIMCYAEFATAIPVAGSAYVFTYATMGEVLAWIIGWNLILELFTAAAVIAKYWGIYLSKVFGLMGVEMPPALNIAGVDLYWGAFLIVAIFTGLLVLGTKLSARVGNIFTLIKIAVVLFVIVVGFTYVKFSNYAPFVPASQPTGGNGGADVMKQSFFGFLTGAVPAQYGTLGIFAGAALVFFAFIGFDVVATSAEEVKNPQKTLPRGIFGGLALVTLLYILVSLALTGMVSYTQLAEAKSPTLTTAFEAVGNTDAAKVIAFGSLIGLTTVIMVLLMGLARVVLAMSRDGLLPRSLSKTSEKRSTPVRLQIICGAAVAIVAGLTNVDLLEEMINIGTLSAFVMVSLGILVLRKKRPDLKPAFRVPFGKVLPVVSAVLCLYLMTNLAVETWIFFAIWLAIGLAIYFAYGQRHSRLNEKFAAARAAVSGTSSDSSDSTDSNDSTASSDDEDSLSKV, encoded by the coding sequence ATGAACCTCTTCCGGACCAAGTCAATCGAGCAGTCCATTGCGGACGCCGATGAACCCGGACGCAAGCTCAAGCGTTCCCTCAGCACCTGGGATCTGATGATCATGGGTGTCGCCGTCGCCGTCGGCGCCGGGATCTTCTCCGTCGGCGCTAAAGCCGCGGCAAACTTTGCCGGCCCGGCCGTGACGATTTCCTTCGCCGTCGCAGCCGTCACGTGTGCCCTGGCCATCATGTGCTACGCCGAATTCGCCACCGCCATCCCGGTGGCGGGGTCCGCCTATGTCTTCACCTACGCCACCATGGGTGAAGTCCTCGCCTGGATCATCGGTTGGAACCTCATCCTTGAACTCTTCACCGCCGCTGCGGTCATCGCCAAGTACTGGGGCATCTATCTGAGCAAGGTGTTCGGCCTCATGGGCGTGGAGATGCCGCCGGCCTTGAACATCGCAGGCGTGGACCTCTACTGGGGCGCGTTCCTGATTGTCGCGATCTTCACTGGGCTCCTGGTGCTCGGCACCAAGCTCTCCGCCCGCGTGGGCAACATCTTCACGCTGATCAAGATCGCCGTGGTGCTGTTCGTGATCGTGGTCGGCTTCACGTACGTCAAGTTCTCCAATTACGCGCCCTTTGTCCCGGCATCGCAGCCGACCGGTGGCAATGGCGGCGCAGACGTCATGAAGCAGTCCTTCTTTGGCTTCCTCACCGGCGCGGTTCCGGCACAGTACGGAACCCTGGGTATTTTTGCCGGCGCAGCCCTGGTGTTCTTTGCGTTCATCGGGTTCGACGTGGTTGCCACGTCCGCGGAAGAGGTCAAGAACCCGCAGAAGACCCTGCCCCGGGGCATCTTCGGCGGACTGGCGCTCGTGACGCTGCTGTACATCCTGGTCTCCCTGGCCCTGACCGGCATGGTGTCCTACACACAATTGGCGGAAGCCAAGAGTCCCACCCTCACCACGGCCTTCGAGGCTGTTGGAAATACCGACGCGGCCAAGGTCATTGCCTTCGGGTCCCTGATCGGTTTGACCACCGTCATCATGGTGCTGCTCATGGGCCTGGCCCGCGTGGTCTTGGCCATGAGCCGCGACGGATTGCTCCCGCGCTCGCTGTCCAAGACGAGCGAAAAGCGTTCGACGCCGGTCCGCCTCCAGATCATCTGCGGCGCGGCCGTGGCGATCGTGGCCGGCCTGACCAATGTGGATCTCCTTGAGGAAATGATCAACATCGGCACGCTCTCAGCCTTCGTCATGGTGAGCCTGGGCATCCTGGTGCTGCGTAAGAAGCGCCCGGACCTGAAGCCGGCTTTCCGTGTTCCTTTCGGCAAGGTACTTCCCGTGGTTTCGGCTGTCCTGTGCCTCTACCTCATGACGAACCTGGCCGTGGAAACCTGGATCTTCTTCGCCATCTGGCTGGCAATCGGACTTGCCATCTACTTTGCCTACGGTCAGCGCCACTCCCGCCTGAACGAGAAGTTCGCTGCGGCGAGGGCTGCGGTCTCCGGCACGAGCAGCGACTCCAGCGATTCAACCGACTCAAACGATTCAACCGCCTCAAGCGACGACGAGGACAGCCTCAGCAAGGTCTGA
- a CDS encoding DUF2461 domain-containing protein → MSTFTGIPAAAIAFYAELEENNNREWWLAHKDIYDSAVKEPLTLLLEELEPRFGPGKVFRPNRDVRFSQDKSPYKTAQGAFAADKEGVGFYLQLSADGLLVGGGCHSRTPEQIARFRAATDAPASGEELQKIVDDIAAAGFAVEGEKLKTVPRGFDKDHPRAELLKHKSLSAGVSLREPEWMSQPSAKEEIAQRWEVLRPLVEWVNEHAAP, encoded by the coding sequence ATGAGCACATTTACCGGGATCCCCGCAGCGGCGATAGCCTTCTATGCCGAACTTGAAGAGAACAACAACCGCGAATGGTGGCTGGCGCACAAAGACATCTACGACTCCGCTGTGAAGGAGCCACTGACGCTGTTGCTGGAGGAGCTTGAGCCAAGATTCGGGCCGGGCAAGGTCTTCCGCCCCAACAGGGATGTCCGCTTCTCCCAGGACAAGTCCCCCTACAAGACGGCACAGGGAGCGTTTGCGGCGGACAAGGAGGGCGTGGGCTTCTACCTCCAGCTCAGTGCAGACGGGTTGCTCGTGGGCGGCGGATGCCACTCTAGAACCCCTGAGCAGATTGCCCGGTTCCGCGCCGCCACGGATGCACCGGCCAGCGGAGAAGAACTCCAGAAAATCGTTGATGACATCGCAGCGGCAGGTTTCGCGGTTGAAGGGGAGAAACTCAAGACCGTGCCGCGTGGTTTCGACAAGGACCATCCGCGCGCCGAGCTCCTCAAGCACAAGTCCCTGTCTGCCGGGGTGAGCTTGCGAGAACCGGAATGGATGTCGCAGCCCTCAGCCAAGGAGGAGATCGCCCAACGTTGGGAGGTACTGCGGCCGCTCGTCGAGTGGGTCAACGAGCACGCGGCCCCGTAA